The following are from one region of the Leeia speluncae genome:
- a CDS encoding sugar phosphate isomerase/epimerase family protein, whose protein sequence is MKPNSIILHSTATKYLSIEEDLKIATELGFDGIETSKFKVQSYLETGKTKVDLSALLKNYYVPGFGFLIDIERHGADSVSLFNEAESLFETAHLIGAGGVQILTGPVDVNAVLEFKQFGKSERYTGVLGLSKEEQHKITAANMRKLADMASDYGLILYLETLSWAPVSGISQSVALINQAERDNLKIVIDYWHCYTSGVTPEEVSKLDKNLIYGVHVCDSLPYGGEVPNEEVLRDIPTGEGVLDLKEWTDAVKSTGYNGWWSCELFCKKQQEEDGRTVAQSLKTTLENLII, encoded by the coding sequence ATGAAACCTAATTCAATTATTTTACACTCCACAGCAACCAAATACTTAAGTATTGAAGAAGATCTAAAGATTGCGACCGAATTGGGATTTGATGGCATAGAGACTTCTAAATTTAAAGTGCAATCCTATCTTGAGACAGGCAAAACAAAGGTAGATCTATCTGCATTATTAAAAAATTATTATGTGCCGGGTTTTGGTTTTCTCATTGATATTGAACGACATGGTGCTGATAGTGTTAGTTTATTTAATGAAGCAGAAAGCTTATTTGAGACCGCTCATTTGATTGGTGCAGGTGGGGTTCAGATTCTAACAGGTCCAGTGGATGTGAATGCGGTGCTTGAGTTTAAGCAGTTTGGAAAGTCTGAGCGATATACAGGCGTGCTGGGTTTAAGCAAAGAAGAGCAACATAAGATCACTGCTGCAAATATGCGTAAGCTGGCAGATATGGCATCAGACTATGGTTTGATATTGTATCTTGAGACCCTGTCTTGGGCGCCTGTCAGCGGTATTTCGCAATCTGTCGCGCTGATCAATCAAGCGGAGCGGGACAATTTAAAAATCGTGATCGACTACTGGCATTGTTATACGTCTGGTGTGACGCCTGAAGAGGTTTCAAAACTAGACAAAAATTTAATTTATGGTGTGCATGTCTGTGATTCTTTGCCATATGGTGGAGAAGTTCCTAATGAAGAAGTACTTAGAGATATCCCAACCGGTGAAGGAGTCTTAGACTTAAAAGAGTGGACTGACGCAGTGAAATCTACAGGCTATAACGGTTGGTGGAGTTGCGAATTATTTTGCAAGAAACAGCAAGAAGAAGATGGCAGAACAGTGGCTCAGTCTTTGAAAACGACGCTAGAAAACCTGATTATCTAA
- a CDS encoding ThuA domain-containing protein produces MKKVLMLSGGWPGHYPEAIADFAEEHLLQGFEVTRSTNLSDLLTLNLREFDLIIPNWTQGKLEKAEEAALVSAVEQGVGLVGWHGTADALNDNHMFHYVLGGQFICHPGDFVPYEVTFTNPDEEITQGLNTFKVYSEQYYMHVDPANEVIATTKFTGNVFPWIDGVEMPQAWKRRWGKGKVFYQAIGHTVTEFSIPEVMEMTRRGIQWAVRD; encoded by the coding sequence ATGAAAAAAGTATTGATGTTATCTGGCGGATGGCCGGGGCACTACCCAGAGGCGATCGCCGATTTTGCTGAAGAGCATTTGCTTCAAGGATTTGAAGTAACTCGCTCAACCAATCTATCTGATCTGCTGACGCTGAATCTGCGTGAATTTGACCTAATTATTCCTAACTGGACACAAGGTAAGCTGGAAAAAGCGGAAGAGGCGGCATTGGTTTCTGCCGTTGAGCAAGGCGTGGGTCTAGTTGGTTGGCACGGTACTGCTGATGCGCTGAATGATAACCACATGTTCCATTACGTGCTAGGTGGTCAATTTATTTGTCACCCAGGTGATTTTGTTCCTTATGAAGTGACCTTCACCAATCCAGATGAAGAAATTACACAAGGCTTGAACACATTCAAAGTGTATTCAGAGCAGTACTACATGCATGTAGATCCTGCAAACGAAGTAATCGCAACGACCAAGTTCACCGGCAATGTTTTCCCATGGATTGACGGAGTGGAAATGCCGCAAGCGTGGAAACGCCGCTGGGGTAAAGGCAAGGTGTTCTACCAAGCCATCGGCCACACAGTAACAGAGTTTTCTATTCCAGAAGTAATGGAAATGACTCGCCGTGGCATTCAGTGGGCAGTTAGAGACTAA
- a CDS encoding thiamine pyrophosphate-binding protein — protein sequence MKLTGGQIIAKALKQYGVQYVAGIPGHGCWAMTDAFLEPGSELPFIQVMHEQSAVHMADGFYRASGKPMAAVTSIGAGASNTILGLATAYADSTATILLTGAPATHMAGHGVMQELDRFQSNDFPRVVEGVTKRHWQAKRVDEIPFLMHRAFNTMLTGRPGPVHIEFPMDLQAETADVEIHSLSERMAAGRMRADPVVIEKAVKLLLSAERPVIVAGGGAITSEASPELVALAEKIGAAVVTTWNGKGAIPEDHFLNAWSVGQTGTTCGNAIATKADVVLSVGCRFTDWSASSYRKDCSFSFPPAKLIHIDIDFQEIGKNYPTEVGVVADAKSALTDMLAAISAEDSKAVLAKRDAYFSDLQKLKDEWEMLLARRRDSDATPFTSQRPLGELRKLMDRDGIVVVGSGNTQGAVKQTFPVYMPRTHLTSGSFSSMGWAVPAAIGAKLAMPQRQVVCIVGDGDFMQSFQEMAVCVMHNIPVVFLVQNNSGYMSIRGGQRKIMGRHVGSEFNTPDGKPYSPDFTQIARSFGLEAWKVEHASQLNPALKAALACNGPSLVEVITSRDAAGPYTPGWWDFPVPAYVDIEENHREYQEGRDLEQHM from the coding sequence GTGAAACTTACCGGTGGGCAAATTATTGCCAAAGCACTAAAACAATACGGCGTGCAATACGTTGCAGGTATTCCTGGTCATGGCTGTTGGGCGATGACTGATGCATTTCTAGAGCCTGGCTCAGAATTGCCATTTATTCAAGTAATGCACGAGCAAAGTGCCGTGCATATGGCCGATGGTTTCTACCGTGCCTCAGGCAAGCCAATGGCAGCGGTGACCTCAATTGGTGCTGGTGCATCAAATACGATTTTGGGTTTGGCAACCGCCTACGCAGATTCTACTGCAACTATTTTGTTGACCGGCGCGCCAGCAACGCACATGGCTGGCCATGGTGTGATGCAAGAGCTAGACCGTTTTCAGTCGAATGACTTTCCTCGCGTAGTTGAAGGTGTTACCAAGCGTCACTGGCAAGCTAAACGTGTAGATGAAATCCCATTCTTAATGCACCGCGCATTTAATACGATGCTAACAGGCCGCCCAGGCCCTGTGCATATTGAATTTCCAATGGATTTACAGGCAGAAACAGCCGATGTAGAAATTCACTCGCTAAGCGAGCGTATGGCTGCAGGTCGTATGCGTGCAGATCCGGTTGTGATTGAAAAAGCTGTCAAATTGCTGCTGTCTGCTGAGCGCCCGGTAATTGTTGCTGGCGGTGGTGCAATTACTTCGGAAGCCTCTCCAGAGCTAGTGGCACTGGCTGAAAAAATCGGTGCTGCAGTGGTAACAACCTGGAATGGTAAAGGTGCAATTCCAGAAGATCACTTCTTGAACGCTTGGTCTGTTGGTCAAACTGGTACTACATGTGGTAACGCAATTGCGACTAAAGCGGATGTGGTGCTGTCAGTTGGTTGTCGTTTCACTGACTGGTCTGCTTCTAGCTACCGCAAAGATTGCAGCTTCTCTTTCCCTCCTGCAAAACTGATTCACATTGATATCGATTTCCAAGAAATTGGTAAGAACTATCCAACAGAAGTTGGTGTGGTTGCTGATGCGAAGAGTGCATTGACAGATATGCTAGCAGCCATTTCTGCTGAAGACTCCAAAGCCGTGCTAGCCAAACGCGATGCTTACTTCAGTGATTTGCAAAAGCTAAAAGATGAATGGGAAATGCTATTGGCTCGCCGCCGTGATAGCGATGCCACACCATTTACTTCACAACGCCCATTGGGTGAATTACGTAAGTTAATGGATCGTGATGGCATTGTTGTGGTGGGTTCGGGTAATACGCAAGGTGCCGTCAAACAAACCTTCCCTGTGTATATGCCTAGAACGCATTTAACATCCGGAAGCTTCTCTTCTATGGGCTGGGCGGTTCCTGCAGCAATTGGTGCAAAACTAGCTATGCCACAACGCCAAGTGGTTTGTATTGTTGGTGATGGTGACTTTATGCAGTCATTCCAAGAAATGGCTGTTTGTGTCATGCACAACATTCCTGTCGTGTTCTTGGTGCAAAACAACTCTGGCTATATGTCTATCCGTGGTGGTCAACGCAAGATCATGGGGCGTCATGTGGGTAGTGAGTTCAATACACCAGATGGCAAGCCTTACTCTCCAGACTTTACTCAAATTGCTCGTAGCTTTGGTTTGGAAGCTTGGAAAGTCGAACATGCTTCTCAGCTGAACCCTGCGCTAAAAGCCGCACTTGCATGCAATGGCCCATCACTAGTGGAAGTGATTACATCCCGTGACGCAGCTGGCCCTTACACACCTGGCTGGTGGGATTTCCCAGTACCTGCTTACGTAGATATCGAAGAAAACCATCGTGAGTATCAAGAAGGTCGTGATCTAGAGCAGCACATGTAA
- a CDS encoding carbohydrate ABC transporter permease yields MREVLKANQSVNQQATLKRAKSKRVFSNNFFAALTVSPSILVLLVAVYVFIGWSVLISFTGSQYFPVYEFVGFEQYVKLWASERWMVSVNNLFTFSIFFVVVTMALGLLMAILLDQKIRAEGAIRMIFLYPMAVSLIVTGVAWKWILNPDTGLDRLFNSIGLNIHVDWLVNPEMSIYAVIVAAIWQTAGFVMAIFLAGLRSVDNEIIKAARMEGAGYTRIYLEIILPVLRPAFFTVIIILVYQAIRSFDLVIALTNGGPGYSSDLPTTFMYKMTFSRGELAQGEASAVMILLTVIAIIVPYLYSEMRNERRNSK; encoded by the coding sequence ATGCGAGAAGTTCTAAAAGCAAATCAATCAGTTAATCAGCAAGCCACGCTAAAAAGAGCAAAATCAAAACGCGTATTTAGCAATAACTTTTTTGCTGCATTGACTGTATCACCATCCATTTTGGTGTTGCTAGTAGCTGTTTATGTATTTATTGGTTGGTCTGTGTTGATTTCATTTACGGGGTCTCAATACTTTCCAGTTTATGAGTTTGTTGGCTTTGAGCAGTACGTCAAATTGTGGGCCTCTGAAAGATGGATGGTCTCTGTCAATAACCTATTTACGTTCTCTATTTTCTTTGTCGTAGTGACGATGGCTCTCGGGTTATTAATGGCAATTTTGCTGGATCAAAAAATCCGTGCAGAAGGTGCTATTAGGATGATTTTCCTTTATCCAATGGCCGTTTCGCTAATCGTGACGGGTGTTGCATGGAAGTGGATATTAAACCCAGATACTGGATTAGATCGATTATTTAATTCAATTGGTCTAAATATTCATGTGGATTGGTTAGTGAATCCCGAAATGTCTATTTATGCGGTGATTGTTGCTGCGATTTGGCAAACCGCTGGTTTTGTTATGGCAATTTTCCTTGCAGGTCTCAGAAGTGTTGATAATGAAATTATCAAGGCCGCTAGAATGGAAGGCGCTGGTTATACCCGTATCTATCTAGAAATTATATTGCCTGTACTTCGTCCTGCATTTTTCACTGTGATTATTATTTTGGTGTATCAAGCAATTCGTTCATTTGATTTGGTCATTGCATTAACAAACGGTGGACCAGGGTATTCAAGTGATTTGCCAACGACATTTATGTACAAAATGACATTTAGTCGTGGTGAATTAGCGCAAGGGGAAGCAAGTGCAGTAATGATTCTACTTACTGTGATTGCCATTATTGTTCCATATCTTTATTCGGAAATGAGAAATGAGCGCCGTAATTCAAAATAA
- a CDS encoding carbohydrate ABC transporter permease — MSAVIQNKQMKSRSSKKFEKKVGRFALYFVLAIFVLFFLMPLVVMLIASLKDLDEVRNTSIFAWSLNPTLQPWKDAWDSACVGIDCVGLKGFYHTTLIMVIPAVLISTLIGAFNGYALTKFNFKGSKLVYSIILFGSFVPYQAVVIPIAKSIGWLGLADSLYGLVLVHVVYGIPFTTMFFRNYFISVPQELIKAAQVDGAGFNRIFFEIVLPLSVPMIVVTIIFQFTGIWNDFLFGVSFTSGSNTPIMVALNNMVSTSTGEKPYNTNMAAAILAALPTLVVYFLAGKYFVRGLMAGAVKG; from the coding sequence ATGAGCGCCGTAATTCAAAATAAACAAATGAAGAGCCGTTCATCAAAGAAGTTTGAGAAAAAAGTTGGAAGATTTGCGCTTTACTTTGTATTAGCCATTTTTGTTCTTTTTTTCCTCATGCCTCTTGTTGTGATGCTAATCGCCTCTTTGAAAGATCTTGATGAAGTAAGAAACACATCGATCTTCGCTTGGTCATTAAATCCAACATTACAACCATGGAAGGATGCTTGGGATTCTGCTTGTGTGGGCATTGATTGTGTGGGGTTAAAAGGTTTTTACCATACGACATTAATTATGGTTATTCCTGCGGTACTCATTTCTACACTCATCGGTGCATTTAATGGCTATGCATTAACCAAGTTTAATTTCAAAGGATCAAAATTAGTTTACTCAATCATCCTTTTTGGCAGCTTTGTACCATATCAGGCGGTTGTGATTCCTATTGCGAAATCAATCGGATGGTTAGGGCTGGCGGATAGCTTATATGGTCTGGTTTTGGTGCATGTGGTTTATGGTATTCCTTTTACCACTATGTTTTTTAGAAACTACTTTATTTCAGTTCCACAAGAATTAATTAAAGCAGCGCAAGTAGATGGTGCTGGATTTAATCGTATTTTCTTCGAAATTGTATTGCCTTTATCAGTGCCAATGATTGTTGTAACAATTATTTTCCAGTTCACCGGTATTTGGAATGACTTCTTGTTTGGTGTTTCATTCACAAGTGGCAGTAATACACCAATTATGGTGGCACTAAATAATATGGTTAGTACTAGTACTGGTGAGAAGCCATATAACACCAATATGGCAGCGGCAATATTGGCGGCCTTACCAACATTAGTCGTTTATTTTCTTGCCGGGAAATATTTTGTTCGAGGCCTAATGGCTGGCGCAGTGAAAGGTTAA
- a CDS encoding ABC transporter ATP-binding protein encodes MSSLHIKNVKKSYAHIEILKEVNIDVDDGEFLVLLGPSGCGKSTLLNAIAGLEPVTSGEIIIDGLVVNDLEPSERDIAMVFQSYALYPTMSVRKNLTFGMKVRGVSKAEQENELKRVASILQLDKLLDRKPSQLSGGQRQRVAMGRAMVREPKIFLFDEPLSNLDAKLRTDMRAEIKKLHQRVKTTTVYVTHDQIEAMTLATKIVIMNGGVVQQIASPQEIYEKPNNLFVAKFIGSPQMNCVSGHLEMLNGKVMFVGSEDKVNPFRIDLGNVSDRIKQYVGKPIVIGFRPEWINVQAENQQLPGNFSAMVEVVEPTGSDNFVELNANAEPFMARLAPGLGNPGEKMHLSIDVNKILFFDAKTEERIQS; translated from the coding sequence ATGTCATCTTTACATATCAAAAACGTAAAAAAATCATATGCCCATATTGAAATTTTGAAAGAGGTCAATATTGATGTTGATGATGGTGAGTTCTTGGTGCTACTAGGTCCATCAGGCTGCGGTAAATCAACATTACTTAATGCGATTGCGGGTTTAGAGCCAGTAACAAGTGGCGAAATCATTATTGATGGTTTAGTGGTGAATGATTTAGAACCATCAGAGCGCGATATCGCGATGGTATTTCAATCTTATGCGCTATACCCAACGATGTCGGTTAGAAAAAATCTAACTTTTGGCATGAAGGTCAGAGGTGTTTCAAAAGCAGAACAAGAAAATGAATTAAAGCGCGTTGCTTCAATTTTGCAGTTGGATAAATTACTAGATCGTAAGCCAAGTCAGCTATCTGGTGGCCAGCGCCAACGTGTAGCAATGGGCCGTGCGATGGTTCGTGAGCCCAAGATTTTCTTGTTTGATGAGCCATTATCTAATCTTGATGCGAAGCTTCGCACCGACATGCGGGCGGAAATTAAGAAACTGCATCAACGTGTAAAGACGACTACCGTTTATGTGACACACGATCAAATTGAAGCAATGACGTTGGCTACTAAGATTGTCATTATGAATGGCGGCGTTGTTCAACAGATCGCTTCACCACAAGAGATTTACGAAAAACCAAACAATTTATTTGTTGCTAAGTTTATCGGTTCACCACAGATGAACTGTGTTTCTGGCCATTTAGAAATGCTTAACGGCAAAGTAATGTTTGTTGGTAGTGAAGATAAAGTAAATCCATTCCGTATTGATCTAGGTAATGTCTCTGATCGCATTAAACAATATGTAGGTAAGCCAATCGTCATTGGTTTTAGACCAGAGTGGATTAACGTCCAGGCTGAAAATCAGCAACTACCGGGAAATTTCTCTGCAATGGTAGAGGTTGTAGAACCGACAGGTTCAGACAACTTTGTTGAATTAAATGCAAATGCAGAGCCATTTATGGCAAGGCTTGCACCGGGGTTAGGAAATCCTGGTGAAAAAATGCATTTAAGCATTGATGTTAACAAAATCCTTTTCTTTGATGCCAAGACTGAAGAGCGCATCCAATCATGA
- a CDS encoding ABC transporter substrate-binding protein yields MRKTCKTNWKFKSFIASSIIGGLVAASYAQAAGTVEVMHGWTSSSEAYAIQSLRDALAKQGIGWKDSAIAGDGGANAQQALQARLAAGSAPIAAATFPELMRSYQQQNTLESLDAYAKAGNLDARIPKELQPYIKVNGSYYSIPITMHRENMLWINKKVLAKYGDKAPTTWPEFLALAEKMKKDGIIPLALGGEDWQEAEIFSSIMIGLGGPAFYKSAIVKHDLKSIQSDTMKKTFETFRKVLSYADKNRAGRDWNVATQMVINGKAGMQIQGDWAKGEFLKQNKVPGTDFVCVSAPGNNANFVFVSDVFVMFKQKNADAAANQKAFSNLLMDKSAQELFNLRKGSISPFMDVPADKFDACGKQAIVDRAASIKSGGFLPSFLENIALPRNLRGAYVDTITSFANNPSMSADDAVKKLAAAVKSAS; encoded by the coding sequence ATGAGAAAAACTTGTAAAACAAATTGGAAGTTCAAGTCTTTTATTGCTTCAAGCATCATCGGTGGTTTAGTTGCGGCAAGCTATGCTCAAGCAGCTGGTACTGTAGAAGTGATGCATGGCTGGACGTCTAGCAGTGAAGCGTATGCGATTCAGAGTTTGCGTGATGCATTAGCAAAACAAGGGATTGGCTGGAAGGATTCTGCAATTGCTGGCGATGGTGGAGCTAATGCTCAACAAGCCTTGCAGGCGAGGTTGGCAGCAGGAAGTGCACCTATTGCAGCGGCAACATTTCCTGAGCTTATGCGCTCATATCAACAGCAAAATACATTAGAAAGCTTAGATGCGTATGCAAAAGCAGGTAACTTAGATGCACGTATCCCAAAAGAATTGCAACCATACATTAAGGTAAATGGCTCTTACTATAGTATTCCAATCACCATGCATAGAGAGAATATGCTTTGGATTAACAAAAAAGTACTAGCTAAATATGGTGATAAAGCCCCGACAACGTGGCCAGAGTTTTTAGCATTAGCGGAAAAAATGAAAAAGGATGGCATTATTCCTTTGGCTTTAGGTGGGGAAGATTGGCAAGAGGCAGAGATCTTTTCATCTATCATGATTGGTTTGGGTGGTCCTGCATTTTATAAAAGTGCCATCGTGAAGCATGATTTAAAGTCTATTCAAAGCGACACCATGAAAAAGACCTTTGAAACATTTAGAAAGGTGTTGTCCTATGCAGATAAGAACCGTGCAGGACGTGATTGGAACGTTGCCACACAAATGGTCATTAATGGAAAAGCAGGCATGCAGATTCAAGGTGACTGGGCAAAAGGCGAGTTCTTGAAACAAAATAAAGTGCCAGGGACAGATTTTGTGTGTGTCTCTGCGCCTGGTAACAATGCGAACTTTGTTTTTGTTTCAGATGTTTTTGTGATGTTTAAACAAAAAAATGCGGATGCAGCAGCAAATCAAAAGGCTTTCTCGAATTTGCTGATGGACAAATCTGCTCAAGAATTATTTAACTTGCGCAAAGGTTCAATTTCTCCATTTATGGATGTTCCAGCCGATAAGTTTGATGCGTGTGGTAAGCAAGCAATTGTTGATCGCGCTGCTTCAATTAAATCTGGTGGTTTCCTTCCTTCATTCTTGGAAAATATTGCACTGCCACGTAATTTGCGTGGTGCTTATGTCGATACGATTACAAGCTTTGCTAATAATCCATCGATGAGTGCAGATGATGCTGTGAAGAAATTGGCTGCAGCTGTTAAGTCAGCAAGTTAA
- a CDS encoding inositol monophosphatase family protein encodes MKILDKDIEKDFFQMADAAKEISMRYFRQPLEVYDKPDLSPVTQADMQIEAWLSSYVKANFPEHNFFGEEFGFIDNGSEYTWVVDPIDRTKSFAAGMPTFATLIALLKNQQPIAGLVDFPVTNERFFSKKLGKTFLNGKQCHAKQNRDPAKAIAFTTSPEKYIGEKQLQVLSRIRQRSSYLRYCYDSYAFAGIALGTVDVVVECNIKPYDCLALVPIIEGAGGVISNWDGSPIDLHTKGNIIASSNMEIHRTFMECFSE; translated from the coding sequence ATGAAAATACTCGATAAAGACATAGAAAAAGACTTCTTTCAGATGGCTGATGCTGCAAAAGAAATCTCTATGCGGTATTTTCGCCAGCCCTTAGAAGTATATGACAAGCCAGATTTATCGCCTGTAACACAAGCGGACATGCAAATTGAAGCGTGGCTATCTTCTTATGTAAAAGCAAATTTTCCTGAGCATAATTTTTTTGGCGAAGAGTTTGGTTTTATCGATAATGGTAGTGAATATACATGGGTGGTAGACCCCATTGATCGTACAAAGAGTTTTGCTGCTGGAATGCCTACATTTGCGACTTTAATTGCGCTGCTTAAAAACCAGCAACCAATTGCGGGTTTGGTTGATTTTCCAGTGACCAATGAACGTTTCTTTAGTAAAAAATTAGGCAAGACTTTCCTCAATGGTAAGCAATGCCATGCTAAGCAAAATAGAGATCCCGCAAAAGCAATCGCATTTACTACGTCACCAGAGAAATATATCGGGGAAAAACAGCTACAAGTGTTGAGTCGTATTCGCCAACGTTCATCTTATCTTCGATATTGCTATGATAGTTATGCATTTGCTGGAATCGCCTTAGGAACGGTAGATGTGGTCGTTGAGTGCAATATCAAACCGTATGATTGTCTTGCCCTTGTGCCAATCATTGAAGGGGCGGGCGGTGTGATCTCCAATTGGGACGGATCACCGATCGATCTCCATACTAAAGGAAATATTATTGCGAGTAGCAATATGGAGATACACCGCACATTTATGGAGTGTTTTTCAGAATAG
- a CDS encoding substrate-binding periplasmic protein → MKFLIKASISLSLTVALPVWAERIIVATTQNNPPYSFVTNGKPDGFNIALIRLLCADLKSECDLKLVDPIQIQNLVSKNQAAFGVASIRKNEVQPQNLPTEVYGNVKGGFVTAGKTVYPAFLSYDFLAGKRVGYVSNSAFEKLVKKNFPSATSWGYLNSGVMFNALKDQLIDLAIDDLGVINDEVSRRNGSFTVVGSPIVERRVLGDGYVIVLNKQNEKMRQQLNQVIKTRIADGSINQISLNYLGFKLF, encoded by the coding sequence ATGAAATTTCTTATTAAAGCATCTATATCACTATCCCTGACTGTGGCACTCCCTGTTTGGGCTGAAAGAATAATCGTAGCTACCACCCAAAATAATCCACCCTATAGTTTTGTAACGAATGGCAAGCCAGATGGCTTTAATATTGCACTGATTCGTCTACTATGTGCCGATTTAAAAAGTGAGTGCGATCTAAAATTAGTCGATCCGATTCAAATTCAAAATCTAGTATCAAAAAATCAGGCAGCATTTGGTGTCGCATCAATCAGAAAGAATGAGGTTCAACCACAAAATCTACCAACAGAGGTTTATGGAAATGTGAAAGGTGGATTTGTCACTGCAGGTAAAACCGTTTATCCAGCTTTCCTCTCTTATGACTTTTTAGCGGGTAAACGCGTTGGATATGTGTCTAATTCTGCCTTCGAAAAACTCGTTAAAAAGAATTTTCCATCAGCAACTTCCTGGGGATATTTGAATTCTGGCGTTATGTTTAATGCCTTGAAAGATCAATTAATTGATTTAGCCATAGATGATTTAGGTGTCATTAACGATGAAGTCAGCCGGCGTAATGGTTCATTCACCGTTGTAGGCTCTCCTATTGTAGAAAGAAGAGTGCTAGGTGATGGTTACGTAATAGTTCTAAATAAGCAAAATGAAAAAATGCGTCAACAGTTAAACCAAGTCATTAAAACAAGAATTGCTGACGGTTCAATTAATCAGATTTCACTCAACTATCTCGGTTTTAAACTATTCTGA
- the hisD gene encoding histidinol dehydrogenase — MAYYLKTTTSKVSGEADIKQVRRVVEDMIEDISERGAIAVHEYSEKFDKWNPENFRLSQAQIEACMAELTEQQIEDIKFAQAQVRNFAQHQRDSMKDIEVETIPGVILGHKNIPVESVGCYIPSGKYPLLASAHMGIVTAKVAGAKKVIATTPPFEGKPSAAVVASIHLAGADEIYCIGGVQAVTSMALGIGEFPKVDMIVGPGNAYVAEAKRQLFGTVGIDLFAGPTETLVIADDSVDGELVATDLLGQAEHGPTSPAVLITTSKKLAEDTLAEVERLLGILDTAPIARHAWEHYGEIIVCENDEEVIKESDRIASEHVQVMTKDPDFFLARLQNYGALFLGARTNVSYGDKVIGTNHTLPTSGAARFTGGLWVGKFLKTCTYQKVLTDEASVKIGEYCSRLCILEGFTGHAEQANIRIRRYGKVDVPYGKPYGVK; from the coding sequence ATGGCTTATTACTTGAAGACCACCACTTCAAAAGTATCTGGCGAAGCAGATATTAAGCAAGTACGCAGAGTGGTAGAAGACATGATTGAAGATATCAGCGAACGTGGAGCAATCGCTGTTCATGAATATTCAGAAAAATTTGATAAATGGAATCCTGAAAATTTCCGTTTAAGCCAGGCTCAAATTGAAGCTTGTATGGCTGAATTAACTGAGCAGCAAATTGAAGATATTAAATTTGCTCAGGCGCAAGTTCGTAATTTTGCTCAGCACCAACGTGATTCAATGAAGGATATCGAGGTTGAGACTATCCCTGGCGTGATTCTTGGTCACAAGAATATCCCGGTAGAGTCCGTTGGTTGTTATATTCCAAGTGGTAAATATCCACTTCTCGCTTCTGCACACATGGGTATTGTGACCGCTAAAGTTGCTGGTGCAAAGAAAGTGATTGCTACAACGCCTCCATTTGAAGGCAAGCCAAGTGCGGCGGTGGTTGCTTCTATTCATTTAGCCGGTGCCGATGAAATTTACTGCATTGGTGGCGTGCAAGCGGTTACTTCTATGGCGCTTGGGATTGGTGAATTCCCAAAAGTAGACATGATTGTTGGCCCTGGTAACGCCTATGTTGCTGAAGCTAAGCGCCAATTGTTTGGCACGGTCGGTATTGATTTGTTTGCAGGCCCTACAGAGACGTTGGTGATTGCAGATGATTCAGTAGATGGTGAATTAGTTGCAACCGATTTACTTGGTCAAGCTGAGCATGGCCCTACCTCTCCTGCAGTGTTAATTACTACTTCAAAAAAATTAGCTGAAGATACATTAGCAGAAGTGGAAAGATTACTCGGTATTTTAGATACCGCCCCAATTGCGCGCCACGCATGGGAACACTACGGCGAAATTATCGTTTGTGAAAACGATGAGGAAGTAATTAAAGAGTCAGACCGTATTGCTTCAGAGCATGTGCAAGTAATGACAAAAGATCCAGATTTCTTCTTGGCTCGTTTACAGAACTATGGCGCATTATTCTTGGGTGCAAGAACAAATGTTTCTTATGGTGATAAGGTAATTGGTACAAACCATACCTTGCCTACTTCTGGTGCAGCTAGATTTACAGGTGGTCTATGGGTAGGTAAGTTTTTAAAAACATGCACATATCAAAAAGTACTGACAGATGAAGCGTCTGTGAAAATTGGCGAATATTGCTCTCGTCTATGTATTTTGGAAGGTTTTACTGGTCACGCTGAACAGGCCAATATTCGTATCCGTCGATATGGCAAGGTAGATGTTCCATACGGAAAGCCTTATGGGGTGAAGTAA